Proteins found in one Fodinicurvata sp. EGI_FJ10296 genomic segment:
- a CDS encoding class II 3-deoxy-7-phosphoheptulonate synthase: protein MPTLTGNRPTGNWTPQSWRALPAKQMPAYPDADHLAQVGAQLSRFPPLVFAGEARELKSQLAKVARGEAFLLQGGDCAESFQEFHPDKIRDTFRVLLQMAVVMTFGSAVPVVKVGRMAGQFAKPRSADMETVGGVELPSYRGDIINGFDFNEESRIPDPNRMLNAYNQSASTLNLLRAFAQGGYADLHQVHQWILGFVGRGPEVQRYEEFASRIDEALQFMAACGVTAETTPAIREAAFFTSHEALLLPYEEALTRIDSTTGEWYDVSSHLLWIGDRTRQVDHAHVEFLRGVRNPIGIKCGPSLDPDELMRLIDLLNPEDEAGRLTLIVRMGAENLDKGFAPLARRVKKEGRTVVWASDPMHGNTVKSTSGYKTRRFDAILEEVRAFFGVCHGEGIHPGGVHFEMTGQDVTECTGGAHEVTDDALSERYHTACDPRLNANQALELAFLIAEKLKEERAEKDRARRIAAAE from the coding sequence ATGCCGACGCTGACGGGAAACCGCCCGACTGGGAACTGGACGCCGCAATCCTGGCGGGCCCTTCCGGCGAAACAGATGCCGGCCTATCCCGATGCCGACCATCTGGCGCAGGTCGGGGCGCAGCTTTCGCGATTTCCTCCATTGGTTTTTGCCGGTGAAGCGCGGGAGCTGAAGTCGCAGTTGGCCAAGGTCGCCCGGGGTGAAGCTTTCCTGCTTCAGGGTGGTGATTGCGCCGAAAGTTTCCAGGAATTCCACCCGGACAAGATTCGCGACACCTTCCGCGTCCTGCTGCAGATGGCCGTGGTCATGACATTCGGCAGCGCCGTGCCAGTGGTCAAGGTCGGCCGCATGGCCGGTCAGTTCGCCAAGCCGCGGTCGGCCGACATGGAGACAGTCGGCGGCGTGGAATTGCCCAGCTATCGCGGCGATATCATTAACGGCTTCGACTTCAACGAAGAATCCCGTATTCCCGACCCGAACCGCATGCTCAATGCGTACAACCAGTCGGCATCGACGCTGAACCTGTTGCGTGCCTTCGCACAGGGTGGTTACGCGGATCTGCATCAGGTTCACCAGTGGATCCTGGGCTTTGTCGGCCGGGGGCCAGAGGTTCAGCGCTACGAGGAATTCGCGTCACGTATCGACGAAGCCCTGCAGTTCATGGCGGCTTGCGGGGTGACGGCGGAAACGACGCCGGCCATTCGCGAGGCGGCATTTTTCACGTCTCACGAAGCCCTGTTGTTGCCATACGAAGAAGCGCTGACCCGCATCGATAGCACGACCGGCGAATGGTACGACGTGTCGAGCCATCTGCTGTGGATCGGCGACCGTACCCGTCAGGTCGATCATGCGCATGTCGAGTTCCTGCGCGGCGTGCGCAATCCGATCGGCATCAAATGCGGACCCAGCCTCGATCCGGACGAACTGATGCGTCTGATCGATCTGCTGAACCCCGAGGATGAGGCCGGACGGCTTACGCTGATCGTCCGCATGGGCGCGGAAAATCTCGACAAGGGCTTCGCGCCGCTCGCACGACGGGTCAAGAAGGAGGGACGCACGGTCGTCTGGGCATCCGACCCGATGCATGGCAATACCGTCAAGTCGACGTCGGGCTACAAGACCCGCCGGTTCGATGCCATTCTGGAAGAAGTGCGCGCCTTTTTCGGTGTCTGCCACGGTGAAGGAATTCATCCCGGCGGTGTGCATTTCGAGATGACCGGGCAGGATGTGACCGAGTGCACAGGCGGTGCCCACGAAGTCACCGACGACGCATTGTCCGAGC